The proteins below come from a single Papaver somniferum cultivar HN1 chromosome 11, ASM357369v1, whole genome shotgun sequence genomic window:
- the LOC113324001 gene encoding dehydration-responsive element-binding protein 1B-like: MNFEHSLEYSLSSSSTSSTDQSLFSYNSLESDHTSSSPSSSLLHLVSHKKTSGRKKFKETRHPIYRGVRARKNDKWVCEVREPNSKSRIWLGTHSSAEIAARAYDVAAIALRGKSAPLNFEDSLWLLPRAKSSSAKDIQLAASEAVRAFPFPNSKKSSPVAKNSSKSVTSESTKQTVEITGKVSDIATFFDEETLYNMPALIASMAEGMLLDPPQEGYYFDDVEYNVDSNLWTEWD; this comes from the coding sequence ATGAATTTTGAACACTCTTTGGAGTATTcgctttcttcatcttcaacatcaagcACAGATCAAAGCTTATTTTCTTACAACAGTTTAGAATCAGACCACACTTCTTCATCGCCATCATCATCCCTACTGCATTTAGTGTCACATAAGAAAACCTCAGGAAGAAAGAAGTTTAAAGAAACTAGACATCCAATTTACAGAGGAGTTAGAGCAAGGAAAAATGATAAATGGGTTTGTGAAGTTAGAGAACCAAACAGTAAATCAAGAATTTGGCTTGGAACTCATTCTAGTGCAGAAATTGCAGCCAGAGCTTATGATGTTGCTGCAATAGCTCTGCGAGGAAAATCAGCTCCGTTAAATTTTGAAGATTCATTGTGGTTGTTACCTCGCGCTAAGTCATCATCTGCTAAAGATATTCAATTGGCTGCTTCCGAAGCCGTCCGTGCATTTCCGTTCCCTAATTCTAAGAAATCTTCTCCCGTTGCAAAAAATTCATCCAAGTCCGTTACATCTGAATCAACCAAACAGACGGTTGAAATTACGGGGAAAGTCTCTGATATAGCGACGTTTTTCGATGAAGAAACGTTGTATAATATGCCAGCACTTATTGCCAGCATGGCTGAAGGGATGTTACTTGATCCACCACAAGAGGGGTACTATTTCGATGATGTGGAGTATAACGTGGACAGCAATTTGTGGACTGAATGGGATTAA
- the LOC113324002 gene encoding dehydration-responsive element-binding protein 1A-like — protein MNFEQYDSSEYSLNSPSSSSGTDQRLHSYSSFESNQTSSGTDQRLGSYSSFESNQGSSFLSPLSQLVSHKKRAGRKKFKETRHPIYRGVRERKNEKWVCEVREPGNSKTRIWLGTHNSPEMAARAYDVAAIALRGESTPLNFEDSLWRLPRAKSSSAKDIQSAIAESDQALLSTESQPRVENNVEEIQESSSRGTFLDEEALFNMPSLMASMAEGMLLDPPQEGYFFDDVECSVDCSSLWSD, from the exons ATGAACTTCGAACAGTACGACTCGTCCGAGTATTCGCTTAATTCTCCGTCTTCTTCGTCGGGTACCGACCAAAGATTACATTCATACAGCAGTTTTGAATCAAACCAGACTTCGTCCGGTACAGACCAAAGATTAGGTTCATACAGCAGCTTTGAATCAAACCAGGGTTCGTCATTCTTGTCGCCACTATCTCAATTGGTATCACATAAGAAAAGGGCAGGAAGAAAGAAGTTTAAGGAAACTAGACACCCAATTTATAGAGGAGTACGGGAGAGGAAGAATGAAAAATGGGTTTGTGAAGTTAGAGAACCAGGTAATAGCAAAACAAGAATTTGGCTTGGAACTCATAATTCTCCTGAAATGGCAGCTAGAGCTTATGATGTCGCTGCAATAGCTCTTAGAGGTGAATCGACTCCATTGAATTTTGAAGATTCATTGTGGCGTTTACCTCGTGCCAAGTCATCCTCTGCCAAAGACATTCAATCTGCTATTGCTGAATCTGATCAAGCTTTACTATCTACTGAGTCACAACC GCGGGTGGAAAATAATGTTGAAGAAATTCAAGAAAGTTCTTCGAGAGGGACGTTTTTGGATGAAGAAGCGTTGTTTAATATGCCGTCACTAATGGCCAGCATGGCAGAAGGAATGCTACTTGATCCACCACAGGAAGGTTACTTTTTTGACGACGTGGAATGCAGCGTGGACTGCAGCAGTTTGTGGAGTGACTAA